One window of Microbacterium sediminis genomic DNA carries:
- a CDS encoding YciI family protein: MPYLIETFDKPDHVALRTKLRPAHLDYLATVAPKLIACGAKLSDDGETADGGIYLVDVDTREEAEALIAADPFARGGLFDRVHVQRWRKAYVDGRSFL, translated from the coding sequence ATGCCCTACCTCATCGAGACGTTCGACAAGCCCGATCACGTCGCGCTGCGCACCAAGCTGCGCCCGGCGCACCTGGACTACCTCGCCACGGTGGCGCCGAAGCTGATCGCGTGCGGCGCCAAGCTGTCCGACGACGGCGAGACCGCCGACGGCGGCATCTACCTCGTCGACGTCGACACCCGCGAGGAGGCCGAGGCCCTCATCGCCGCCGACCCGTTCGCCCGCGGCGGGCTGTTCGACCGCGTGCACGTGCAGCGGTGGCGCAAGGCCTACGTCGACGGCCGGAGCTTTCTCTGA
- a CDS encoding short-chain fatty acid transporter, protein MTKVTGFFTQLMRKYLPDPFVFAILLTLLTALLAIVIERSNPIDIVASWGDGFWNLLAFTTQMAVILAMGYVLAVAPVTDRLLDRLADKVRTPRGAVIVATLVGAIGSYLNWGFGLVVGGIIAKKLAYRVRGVHYPTIIASAYSGFTLYGLGLSATIPLTISTAGHALEGSMGLIPVAQTLFHPIMLVTAVVVLITLPLLNAWLHPKPGADIVEIDRDRFRGEMEQPRISHRDEIARLREADGGTLTFANRLNHSRVIAYVIGALGIGWSVQHLLTGGAADLNFINFLILFLGIILVGTPQRYVEKLAGGIGTVSGIILQFPFYAGIMAIMEGSGLVETIAAWFASFSTAETLPFWGYVASFVINFFAPSGGGHWVLQGPFMIDAANQLGSNMAATAVSVQLGNAWNDLVQPFWILPALAISKLKLKDIMGHTVVCMFWIGLVYGAAMLLWGFIG, encoded by the coding sequence ATGACGAAGGTGACCGGGTTCTTCACCCAGCTGATGCGGAAGTATCTTCCCGATCCGTTCGTGTTCGCGATCCTGCTGACGCTGCTGACGGCGCTGCTCGCGATCGTCATCGAGCGCAGCAACCCGATCGACATCGTCGCCTCGTGGGGCGACGGCTTCTGGAACCTGCTGGCGTTCACCACGCAGATGGCCGTGATCCTGGCGATGGGCTACGTCCTGGCCGTCGCGCCGGTCACCGACCGCCTGCTGGACCGCCTCGCCGACAAGGTGCGCACGCCGCGCGGCGCCGTCATCGTCGCCACCCTCGTGGGCGCGATCGGCTCGTACCTGAACTGGGGCTTCGGCCTCGTCGTCGGCGGCATCATCGCCAAGAAGCTCGCCTACCGCGTGCGCGGCGTGCACTACCCGACGATCATCGCCTCGGCCTACTCGGGCTTCACTCTCTACGGCCTGGGCCTGTCGGCGACGATCCCGCTGACCATCTCGACCGCGGGCCACGCGCTCGAGGGCAGCATGGGCCTCATCCCCGTCGCGCAGACGCTGTTCCACCCGATCATGCTCGTCACCGCGGTGGTGGTGCTCATCACGCTGCCGCTGCTGAACGCCTGGCTGCACCCCAAGCCGGGCGCCGACATCGTCGAGATCGACCGCGACCGGTTCCGCGGCGAGATGGAGCAGCCCCGCATCTCGCACCGCGACGAGATCGCCCGGCTGCGCGAGGCCGACGGCGGCACGCTCACGTTCGCGAACCGCCTCAACCACTCGCGCGTGATCGCCTACGTGATCGGTGCGCTCGGCATCGGCTGGTCGGTCCAGCACCTGCTCACCGGCGGCGCCGCCGACCTGAACTTCATCAACTTCCTGATCCTGTTCCTCGGCATCATCCTCGTCGGCACCCCGCAGCGCTACGTCGAGAAGCTGGCGGGCGGCATCGGCACCGTCTCGGGCATCATCCTGCAGTTCCCCTTCTACGCCGGCATCATGGCGATCATGGAGGGCTCGGGTCTCGTCGAGACCATCGCCGCGTGGTTCGCGAGCTTCTCGACGGCCGAGACCCTGCCGTTCTGGGGCTACGTGGCGAGCTTCGTGATCAACTTCTTCGCCCCCTCGGGCGGCGGGCACTGGGTGCTGCAGGGCCCGTTCATGATCGACGCGGCGAACCAGCTCGGCTCGAACATGGCCGCCACGGCCGTCAGCGTGCAGCTGGGCAACGCGTGGAACGACCTCGTGCAGCCGTTCTGGATCCTCCCCGCGCTGGCGATCTCGAAGCTGAAGCTGAAGGACATCATGGGCCACACCGTGGTCTGCATGTTCTGGATCGGCCTGGTCTACGGCGCCGCGATGCTGCTGTGGGGCTTCATCGGCTGA